From the Aerosakkonema funiforme FACHB-1375 genome, the window CTAATGCTCAAAATCAAGGATTTGGAGACGACTCATTTACCGAGTACGAAGCCTATCTGCATCCTGCCCAAGAACTAGGCCCAGCATCGGGGTCTAAAGCCAAAGGTTACGGTCGAATCCGTTTCCCTCGCAATCTCAGTTCTGGTAATGTTAATGTCCAAATAGTTGGCATCGCTCCGGCGAATATTACTGCGTTTCACATCCATTGTGGCACGCCAGATGTCCTTGGCCCGATTATTGTTAATTTTGCACAGTTTGGTGAATTTAAGAACACTGTTGTGAATGGTCGCTTCTCTGCTTCTATTACTAACGAAAAGCTAACTTTTGTGAAACAACCTCTTCCACCGCCTTCTCTCTCTACTAGACCTACACTTCCTCTACCTGAAGGTTGCCCCAGCGATCTCAATATTCCTGTTCAAGTTAATACCATTGCAGGTATGGAAGCTTTGGCTAGAAAGGGAGTCCTTTATTTCAATCTTCACACCAAGGGACATGAATTCTATGGCGAAATGCGAGGTCAGATCTATCCAGTAGAAAAGTAGCAATATCTTCAATATGTCAGTCAGTTAGCACTGTTGAGTGAGCGCAAGCGCCATTGTTTTTTTATCCACATTACTACACTTTAAAAAAGTCGATCGCTCCCCATATTAAAAACCCTAAAGGCAAACCCCCTTCCCGTTGCGGGGAGGGGGCTAGAGGGAGGGATAGTTCCCATTCAAACTAAATTACCCAATTCAAATTCTCAGCCAAACTAGCTGTGAGGTAATGAGTCACTGGCAAACTATCAACAACAATGCCACCGCAGAGCAACATCATGTAGATAATTGAGTATTTAAAGAGCGATCGCGCCAAATCTTTATCGCTGGGATTGAGCCATAATTCCCAAGCTTTCTGGATAAACTTTCCGCCCAGGATAATGGCAAACAAGCCATAAACAACACCTGCCGTACCCAGAGGATAAATCAGCAGAAATGTTGACGCCACCATTATCAGTGTATAAATCCAGATTTGGCGAGAAGTGGCAACTTCGCCCACAACAACTGGCAACATAGGGATGTTTACTTTCGCGTAATCATCGCGAATCATCATAGCCAGCGCCCAGAAATGGGGAGGCGTCCACAAAAAGACGATCGCAAATAACATCCATGCCGACCAGCTTAAACTACCGGTCACAGCCGCCCATCCCACCAAAGCAGGAATCGCACCGGCAGCACCGCCAATCACAATATTTTGGGTAGTGTGGCGTTTGAGCAAATGGGTGTAAATTGCCATGTAGAAAACAATGCCAGACATCGCCAACAGCGCCGCCAGCAGATTGGCAAAAACAGCCAATAAGGTAAACGAAAGAGAAGCGAGGATAATTGCAAATAAAAGCGCATCGCGAGATTGCACCTTGCCGGAAGGAATCGGACGATGGCGGGTACGTTCCATTGCATAATCGATATCGCGATCGTAAATGCAGTTGAGCGTTTGAGCCGCAGCTGCTGCCAGAGTACCACCTGTAAGCGTTACCAGCAATAACAGCGGATCTACCCGTCCTGCCGATGCCATCCACATACTAGCTGCTGTTGTAATTAGCAGCAGGGGAATAATCCGGGGTTTCGTCAGCTGATAGTAACTATGTATTACTTCTTTGAAGTTTTGATGGTGACGGGAAACCCCAGTAGCAATAATTTCTTGCATGAATTCTGTTAGTCCTTTGCTAATTGTCAGTTGTTAATAGTTAGTAACGCGACTGACGACTAACTACTAACCAATGACCCGATTAGGCTGGCGATCGCTGAAGACGACGTGTACTCAAGACATCGCGCCACGTCAAAACTGTCAGCGCCACCAAAGATCCCAGTAATGCCGCACCGACTGCTTGGTGAGTAACTGTCAGCGGTTCTACCTGGAGGTGCAAGCGGAAAGTTGCCACGCCAAGAGCAATTTGACATAGCAGCAAAACACCAGCACTGTTAGCCAGCAATCGGACAGTGGAGTGTACTGCCGGTGTTCGCCATGTCAGAATTACTACAGCCAAAGTTGCCAAAGTGGGTGGAACTACACCGGCAATGTGGCTATTCATCACAGCACATAACTGCGATGCGCCAAAGCACTGGTGCAGCGCCCAGCGAGATGCCACCAATCCGCCCAAAAGGCATTGTACGTAAACTAAAATTGCGGCGCTTAAGCTTACCCACGCTAAGTTACCGACGGTGCCGGTGGCTTCGTAGGGTAAGAGAGCCACGCCAATCACTATCAGCGTAGTGAAAAATAACAAAGCTGCTCCCAGGTGAGCGGTGACAATATCAAACCGCAGCAGTTCGGTAACGGTGAGTCCCCCAAGGATACCTTGGAAAATTATCAAAAAGAGGGCGAACGCAGAGGCCCAAAGTAGCCAAGGCGGTGACTGACGCCGATACCACCACGAGATACCAACCAGAGCGATCGCGCTGACGCCGATTAAAGCCGCATCCAATCGGTGAAACCACTCCAGGAACACCTGTAGGTTCATCTGCTGGCTGGGTACTAACTGACCGTAGCACAACGGCCAGTCAGGGCAAGCCAACCCGGCATTCATCACCCGCGTGGCGCTGCCTACTGCCATCAACAGCAGTGTGGCGATCGCGATTTTCCACACAAAGCGACGGATAAA encodes:
- a CDS encoding CHRD domain-containing protein → MKIIIGLLISALFALTILFSLPTNAQNQGFGDDSFTEYEAYLHPAQELGPASGSKAKGYGRIRFPRNLSSGNVNVQIVGIAPANITAFHIHCGTPDVLGPIIVNFAQFGEFKNTVVNGRFSASITNEKLTFVKQPLPPPSLSTRPTLPLPEGCPSDLNIPVQVNTIAGMEALARKGVLYFNLHTKGHEFYGEMRGQIYPVEK
- a CDS encoding heme o synthase → MIATGVSRHHQNFKEVIHSYYQLTKPRIIPLLLITTAASMWMASAGRVDPLLLLVTLTGGTLAAAAAQTLNCIYDRDIDYAMERTRHRPIPSGKVQSRDALLFAIILASLSFTLLAVFANLLAALLAMSGIVFYMAIYTHLLKRHTTQNIVIGGAAGAIPALVGWAAVTGSLSWSAWMLFAIVFLWTPPHFWALAMMIRDDYAKVNIPMLPVVVGEVATSRQIWIYTLIMVASTFLLIYPLGTAGVVYGLFAIILGGKFIQKAWELWLNPSDKDLARSLFKYSIIYMMLLCGGIVVDSLPVTHYLTASLAENLNWVI
- a CDS encoding COX15/CtaA family protein, which produces MADTVLHQDESTFVATPVDFIRRFVWKIAIATLLLMAVGSATRVMNAGLACPDWPLCYGQLVPSQQMNLQVFLEWFHRLDAALIGVSAIALVGISWWYRRQSPPWLLWASAFALFLIIFQGILGGLTVTELLRFDIVTAHLGAALLFFTTLIVIGVALLPYEATGTVGNLAWVSLSAAILVYVQCLLGGLVASRWALHQCFGASQLCAVMNSHIAGVVPPTLATLAVVILTWRTPAVHSTVRLLANSAGVLLLCQIALGVATFRLHLQVEPLTVTHQAVGAALLGSLVALTVLTWRDVLSTRRLQRSPA